The genomic window CAGCCCCTTCTCGGTCGTGACGTCGATGATCTCGTTTGCCTTGACTTGGACCTCTTCGGAGAGTTCGAGCTCCGAGCAGAATCGCGGCACGTACTTCTTCGGGTTGACCGGCTCCATCTCGAGGTTGAGTTCCTGTGCGACGTAGCGATAGGTGCGGCCGATCTCCTTGCGCTCGACGCGGGAGACGGCGGCGACTTCCTCGAGCGATCGCGGGATGCCTTCCATACGGCAGGCCGCGTAGAGCGTACTGGTCGCGACGCCCTCGATCGAGCGCCCGCGGATGAGGTCCTCGTCGAGTGCGCGCCGGTAGATCACGCAGGCGACTTCCCGGACCGAGCGGGGGATCGCCAGCGAGGAGGCCATCCGGTCGGTTTCCGACAGCGCAAACTGGAGGTTTCGTTCGCCGGCGTCTTTGGTGCGGATTCGTTCCTGCCACTTCCGCAGGCGGCGCATCTGATTGCGCTTGTCCGAGGAGATCGATCGGCCGTAGGCGTCCTGATTCTTCCAGTCGATGGAGGTCGTCAGCCCCTTGTCGTGCATCGTCTGGGTCGTCGGCGCGCCGACGCGGGACTTGTTCTGGCGCTCGGAGTGGTTGAACGCGCGCCATTCCGGCCCGTGGTCGATGTTCGTCCCTTCGACGATGAGACCGCACTGGTCGCAGACGAGTTCGCCCTGATCCTCGCTCTTGACGAGTGTGCCGCCGTCACACTCGTCACATACCCGCTCGCGCTCTGTCTCCTGTGTTTGTTCTGTCGTTTCAGGATCGCGTTCGCGCTGACGGGTGGGGCTTGCCATTTCATGTAGATAACGATGTTGCAAGGACTTAAGGGCTCGCCACCGAAGACGCGCGCTTCGATCGGCCTCGATTACGGTGATAGCGGCAAAATATGGCAGTTCCGCGGCTCAGAGATAGCCGAGGAGGGTCCCGGCCAGCACGAGCAGCCACATCACCGTGCCGACCAGTAGCATGTCGTTGAACTTCGAACTTCGCGTCGCGCGTTTGGCCGCGCCGCCGGCGATCAGGCCGAGCGCGACGACGACGAGCATCCGCTGGACGATGACGTCGACGGGAAGCGACGAGACGCCGAGCAGGCTGTAGTCGAGCCAGACCGCGACCGCGAGCGAGGCGGCGGCGGTGACGGCGGCGTCGAGTCGTCGCGTGAGCCCCCGTGCGAGCAGGTAGGTCGCGACGGGAATGCCGACGCCGATCACCGGGTACAGCAACGCGGCGATCTGGTGGGGCGTCAGGAACGTGGCCTGCCGCTCGAGGACGAGTCCTCCCATCCGAACGCCGAGATACAGCGCTAGGATGGTGAAGACGAGGAGGACGTGACCGGCCTCGAGTCGGGCGTAGGCGGCGGCGAGTCGGCGGCGATCAACGTCGGTCAGGCGGTCGTCGATCGCGTTCGGTGCTCGCTGGGCGATGCGGTCGCCCGTGGACTGTTCGGTCTCGTTCGACGCGCTGAGACGGCGTCTGCCGGCTCCGACGCCGACTACCGTGGGGACGACGAGCAGTCCGGCGAGGTCGACGAGCGTCGCCCAGCCGTCGGCGTCGGCGGAGTTCCTGTTGTCGAGGTAGATCCGGGTCACGTCCTCCTGGACGTCGACCCGCGGATGCTCCATGAAGTCGTTCTCGACCTTCGTCTGGGCGTCCTGCGAGCCGTGGACGCGGTGGCGGAGCGTGAACCAGTCGAAGTGCTCCGAGTGGGTCTGCATCGCGACCCAGTCGTCGTCCTCGTTGGGACTCTCGTAGAGCCGGATGTGGTATCGCTGCCCGTAGTAGTCGCCGTCCTCGAGCTGGCGGGATTCGGTCATCCAGTAGCCGCTCTCGTTCGGGCCGGGGTCGACGTAGGCGTAGCGGGTCCCGCCGTCGGCTTGGCCCCAGTCGAGGTTGGGGAGAGAGCCCCGCGGTTCGTCCGTCGCGTCCTCGTCGGTCGCGTTCTCGGCTGAGTCGTTGGCCGCCGTTTCGTTGTCGGGTTCGGGTGCGGGTTGGTCGCCCTCGGCGGTCGCGTTGGCCGGTTGCGTTTCGTTCTCGGAGGCGTTCCCGCCGGTGAGCGAGTACGTCTCCGGGAGCGCTTCCTCCTCGGACTCGTTGATCTCCGACCAGTCGCCATCGTCAGCGTCGGTCAGTACCCGCTCGACATCAGCGAGGTCGCCGCGGACGACGACGTTGACCGGGCTTCGCTTCTGGAACCCTCGAGTGGGGCTGAGATACTCCCAGAAGCCGCTTTCCGAGTCCTCGAAGGACACGAGTTCGGGCGCTGGTTTCGTCTGGGCCGACTGCTCGGAGGCGACCTGTTCGGTCGACAGCGACAGCAACAGCGACGGCCCGCCGACGAGTACGAAGGCGAGAACGAGCAGAACGGCTGTAATGACGATCGAACGGCGCATCTCCACGTCACTAGTGACGGAGCACACATCAAACCATGCGTTACCGTTCCGGTGTGTCCCGCTCGAAAACGGCGGCGGAGCGGGTGCCGGCCCCGATCACAGCGCCGGCCGAAATCGTCTTCGACCGCACTCGAGTCGACCAGCGGTCAGCCATCGGAACCCCGTCGATCGGATATCGAACCGCCGGCGATCAGACATCGGGTCCGACGG from Natrinema versiforme includes these protein-coding regions:
- a CDS encoding transcription initiation factor IIB family protein, producing MASPTRQRERDPETTEQTQETERERVCDECDGGTLVKSEDQGELVCDQCGLIVEGTNIDHGPEWRAFNHSERQNKSRVGAPTTQTMHDKGLTTSIDWKNQDAYGRSISSDKRNQMRRLRKWQERIRTKDAGERNLQFALSETDRMASSLAIPRSVREVACVIYRRALDEDLIRGRSIEGVATSTLYAACRMEGIPRSLEEVAAVSRVERKEIGRTYRYVAQELNLEMEPVNPKKYVPRFCSELELSEEVQVKANEIIDVTTEKGLLSGKSPTGYAAAAIYAASLLCNEKKTQREVSDVAQVTEVTIRNRYQEQIEAMGIHE